The segment AACCGGGTGGAGACTGTGCTATCAACGGCTATCAGTAGGATTTCAACACTCCCACGGCTGCCAGGTTTTTATGAAAGCTATGACAAATGGCATCAAGGTCTTGACAATAAGCTACATCTTGTAGTGAGATCTTCTGTTTTACCCAAactcacccacccactcactcagCCTAGCCCTCCGACCACAGACTCTTGTGAAAGTCCTCAGAGTTATTGGGTGTAAGTGGGTAAATCCCACATTACCCTGCCTGTCTCTGATTACCAGGCTGGATTCCTGTTGACGTCTTTAGTTTGAGATCGCTGCAGCATGGAGCCATGTGTCTGCGAGTACAGCGGGCCTCGGCCGTACGCAGTAAAGACTCTGCACTGTCCCTTTCCCCACCTCTCACTGCAGCCTTGTCTCAATATTGGCCCAACAACGCTGCTCAGCACTGAAGCAGAGTTGTCAGCAGATATTGCGCCCACAGCAGATTATTATGGCTGGTTGGTGCATACAGGGCCTTTGTTGCCGTGTTGTTTTACTGCCTTGAGCTGCCTGCGCCGCATTGTACTATATGACTGCTCATAGCTGAGTCAGTTCACATGAGTTGTCGTAGTGAATGGGTCAGGCCAATCGGACACACAATAATATCCTGCCTATCTCAGTGTCCTCCTGGTCCCCACAGGAAAAGGCCTGATACCGATCTCAAAACAGAGGATGAGACAAGATTGGAGGATTATACACGACTGCCTTAGAATCACATTCATTCATGTGATGTCTGTTTGCACGTCACCGTTGTTCCTCACTAAAACACGTAATATACTTATCGTATGAGCTTTGCTTGCATGATATTTATACAGATACTGCTCGAGGAGTCATCAAGTTCATGAAGTAAAATGTTATGAATGTGTGGCATTGAAGCAATAAGTGAGGCTAATAATAAGCTTTAATCATGCCAGTGCCTGTAATGCTCTGCTTGATTTCTGTATGAGAAGTCTAGGGTGGTGGCAGCCATGTGAGATCCAGAATAAATTCATtgacctaaaaaaacaaaaaaatgggaCAGCAAGCTTTTTCTCGCTCATCCTAAGGCAATTTCACACAATAACGCCTCACACAGACCTGCTGTGTTTTAAAAGCCTCGACCCATCCCTAAATGTTGTCTCCAATttgttgttgtcagtgttgtcctCCCCCTTCTGTCGTTCCTCTCcacgtcttgtttttttgtttattgtcagtCAGATGTTTGGTGGACAGCAACAATGGAGCAGAGCGGGCCACAAACCTGAATTGTTTTGTTctatgtgttaaagtgtgtgagtgCAATGTGTTGCACAGGAGTCAGCAGGGACTTTGTGATCTGATGCTGCGTAGACAAGCCCAGCATTGAGACATTCTTCCACTTCAAAGCCCCCCAGAGGGTTTTTCTGGACACTGGTTGAATAGGAGCtgaggggggtgtgtgtggggggaacAGGTGCAGTCCATGAGTGGGGTAATTCCTGCTGCCATCTGCTTTCTTTTTCGGGGTCTGGGCTCTTTAAACGCCCTCTGACACGCCTCACGGTGACACGCTCCCCTAGCCAGCCACATCGTGCCCCGTCACCATGGCACCCCGATTCGGATTAACCCCTGCACATGTCCCGAGTCAAGAATGGGGGTCTGCCTCTTTTGTGAGGGAGCatgggagggagaaagaggtggtggaggaggagggaggagatggagagctgCATGGATAAGTGTGTGAAAGGACACTCGCCAGTCATTCACTTTTGTTAAgtaaagcagcagcagggagcGTGAATGAAGCCATGTggtagaaaaacaacaagagagtCTGTATTCTTACAGCTAACTTTGACTGATTTGAGTAATATCTGCTTATTTCAACAGGTACTCTAGAAAAGTTAAGTGTAGACAGTCGAGATGACAGCAATCGAGAGTAAAGAGGAGATCAGTGACACTGACAGTGGGATCATCGTCCACTCTGGTAAGAACATCAACTCTAAATACGGCATCTGATTTCAACGTATGCCATGTTATAGCTTAGGGCTAAAAAATTTAAGAAAATGTCATATTGTTGTAcccatttttatattttaacaacTAATTATATCCTAACCTATaagattcaaaaacatttaagagcaaattgtgaataaataaaacggTCTAATGGTCACAATTTGCAATAATTTAGTTTGTAGATTTTGCAGATGTTAATTATGATTTTTCAAATTAACTTTGTCAACCCAAAGGGAATTTAATTCACAGTGTAGGCACACATTAAGAGCATTTCATGTATATGTGCTAGAAATGTAATGCCGGATGGGATGAAATCATTTCTGGGTCATCCACAGGAAaatgatatacagtacattatagCCAGTAAGAATAGGGAACATTTATTTCTATGACTGATATAGAACCTGATaaggaaagcctgatctgatctTCTGTGTGTTCACTGCAGGTCCGGAGAGCCCCACGTCCCCGGGGAAGGACCCGACCACACACACCAGAGCCCTGAAGCTGAAGCACCAGTCTCTGGAGGAGCGTCTGGAGCTCTGCCTGCTGGAGCTCAGGAAGCTCTGCATCAGGGAGGCAGTGAGTCATTTCTAGATTAAGATAATGCACATACTACACATATATTATTTAGGCACTTTGTAGTTGCTCTAAATGAGTTGTTAAAATAGCATTATGTGTGTAAGGGTCACAGATGTCCCCTTTTTGTatttaacacttttattttgaattcacAGGAGCTGACTGGTAAACTGCCCTCAGACTATCCTCTGATGCCCGATGAGAAGCTTCCTATGGTCAGAAGGAGGATTGGAGCTTCCTTCAAGCTTGACGAAGGTCTGATCCATCTGAACAGACAGGTATGGACCTCATTCAGTGTCTTTTTGGGGAAAGAGATTACAATTCATCAGCTGAAACTAAATGTCAGGATGTGGGTTTATCGTAGGATTCAGAGCTGCAAGGGCTGGAAACTGACTTGGCTCTTCAGCGGCAGATTTATGAGGCGGCCCGCAAACTCTCCCTTGAGGGGAACCTGCggaaaccacagaagaagagccgGTTGCAACAGTGcaagagggaagagaagaaggtgaaggatCTGCAGGAGGCCGTGTTCCAGCACAGGATCAAGAGCCAGTGCAACACACCTTGCATCAGcatctcaaacaaacaaaacaaaggtgAGTCACACTGCTGCCCTCTTCAGGCCACAAGTCAGGAACACATCCAGTGGCTTTGACCTACACGTTTAAAATGTCCCCTTTTTGCACACAGATGTGTGCATGTCTGATGACAGTTCCCTGTCTGATGTGGTGGCCCTGGATGATGGTGAGTGGAGagtacatttatacatattttatattgaaGATCATCATCACTCTCTGATATACATGCTTGGATTAAAACATACAGTGAAAAGAAGTATGAATTAGAAGGATGTATGATGTATTTTGGAGCAGCATGGTTTGATGTTCTCTGGGATCATCCACAGATGTGGACTCGCCCggccctctctctcctcctgcgtTGGGCACTTCCTATTCAGAGCCCCTCCAGCTCTCAGCCACGACCTTGCAGTCGTCCCAGCAGTCATCAAGTCAGCTCAGTGTGGAGTATGAGCGCTCCCCCATCCAGAACTCTCCGTGGAAAGAGTCCAGTCTGGATCAGCCGTACCAGAGGGCCACAAACCCTCAGTCTGTTTGTAGCAGCAGGTCCAGGTATGAGTCTGAAGTGTATTAACTACCCATTGAATACACAACTGCTGTCTTTACATGACTACAAGagagacaataaaataaaaaagggaccTTAGTGTCATATCTCACAGGATGTATTGCACATCTCACATCCTCTtatctgtttttgttgtgtgcAGTAGTCCAGCAGGAACCCAGATGTCAGCAGAGAGCATAATTCCTCTGTCTCAGTTTCTAAAGAAAACAGCCCTGCGTCAGAACCACTCCACCAGCGCCCCCTCTACCCCCGAGCTGCACGTACGCCGACAGGGCTCCCAATCTTTCAGGTACACAGAGACGTCCGATTataacacaaatgcacaaaggGCACAACAACATGCGTACTGTAATTTAACAATTTCACATGATATGTCTCCTCAGACTTCCCAAAAGTAAACCACCTGCTGACACGGAGAAGAATGGAGGGCGAGCCAGG is part of the Cyclopterus lumpus isolate fCycLum1 chromosome 7, fCycLum1.pri, whole genome shotgun sequence genome and harbors:
- the inavaa gene encoding innate immunity activator protein, with protein sequence MTAIESKEEISDTDSGIIVHSGPESPTSPGKDPTTHTRALKLKHQSLEERLELCLLELRKLCIREAELTGKLPSDYPLMPDEKLPMVRRRIGASFKLDEGLIHLNRQDSELQGLETDLALQRQIYEAARKLSLEGNLRKPQKKSRLQQCKREEKKVKDLQEAVFQHRIKSQCNTPCISISNKQNKDVCMSDDSSLSDVVALDDDVDSPGPLSPPALGTSYSEPLQLSATTLQSSQQSSSQLSVEYERSPIQNSPWKESSLDQPYQRATNPQSVCSSRSSSPAGTQMSAESIIPLSQFLKKTALRQNHSTSAPSTPELHVRRQGSQSFRLPKSKPPADTEKNGGRARLPQRRFLADFMVHSSEYSPLRPYQSSSEDSSSEHSSSSYISSPGGDAPAEIPKLCPPPYGFHFGAQKKGLSGFTSSHKNTNQSQSSPGYGRANAEDGPLSPHDLDMGTCFLSSPLVAQQRQWQGGASSTRRTPKPPPPYTRLVRTPSLKEYPNHATRPRDIVSEELKSWHQRNQLQKLGPSFEDQQSSLSVKSPPSPHLPLFEQGSGNVILQRAADGTPVQWFIAEDAEIVSQV